The nucleotide window TCAAGTTCTAAATCTTCCTCAAGTCTTTTCTTTTGGGCATCTGTCAAAACACTGTAGATTAGCTGTTTCGTATCGGATGCAGATAGAACCCCGTAATGTTCAAGAGGAATTAGATCTCCATGAACTCTTAGTCTTGGTGGACTACCGGCTGCAATGTGAAGGTCAGAACCTTTTCTTTCCACTGTTTCCTTTAACATATTGATAATACTTAATGCCATAATACAACCCTTCCTTTGTTTTTTTTCTAAATTATAACAGACAGATAATCTGAAATAACCTAATAATAACCTATTTTTTTATAAGTCCTTCTAAAACTACATCTAAAATTAATTTCTTTACTTCTTCAGATCTTAAACTGATAAACTCTTTAAGGCGGAAGTAGTTGATACTTGCAAGCGCTCCAGAAATCAACAAAAAAACCCCTTGTGGACTGTAATTTTTGAAAATACCATCTTTTACACCCTTCTCTATTATTCCAGATAACTCATTTACATAATCTCTATACCACAAAGAAAGGTTAAATCTTTCTGTATCTATGATAAAAGAACTTCCAAGTTCTCTCATAAATATTTCGAAGAAATTTTTTTCCTCAGAGAAAAAATCAAGAATAGTACTTACATAGGCGGATAAAGCCTCTACTGGAGGTTTATTCTCAATGGCTTTCTTAACCCTATTTTCCATTTCGACTAATTTTTTCTTTATTACTTCCCCGTAGAGTTCTTCCTTACTCTTATAAAATCTGTAAATGGTTCCAACGGATACGCCTGCAATCTCTGCAATCTTTGAGATCTTGGCATCATAGAAACCTTTTTCAGAAAAAACTTTCTCAGCAGCTTCCAAGATCCTTTCTTTCAAAAGTTTCCCCCAAGTTAATTAAGGTTGTGCTATTATATACATCAGTATTCCCTTTTGGAGTGCTTAATGAAGATAACTTACTTGAGGATTTCTGTCACCGATAGATGTAATTTTCGCTGCAAGTATTGTATGCCTGAGGGAATAAAAGATTTTATTCCTCATCATGAAATATTAAGGTATGAAGAAATTACCGAAATAGTAAAAGTCTTTACAGAGTTTGGTGTAAAAGCAGTAAGACTCACAGGTGGTGAACCACTTATAAGAAAAGGATTGGAAAACTTAATAGCCCAGCTTAGAGAACTCGAGGAAATAGAAGACATTTCCTTAACAACTAATGGTTTCTTGCTTTTTGAAAAAGCAAAAATCCTAAAAGCTAATGGACTTAACAGAGTTAACGTAAGTATAGATACACTTAACCCTTCAAAGTTTGCCTTTATTACTGGAACAAATGATGAGAAAACTTTATTCAAGATCTTAAAAGGCATCGAAACCGCTATAGAAAACGATCTAACTCCTCTAAAAGTAAACACAGTTTTAATAAAAGGTTTTAACGAAAACGAAATAGAAGATTTCATAAAACTTTCAGAAAATTTTGGAATTGAAGTAAGGTTTATAGAACTTATGCCTGTTGGAGGAAAGTTTTTCTCTAAAAAGAACTTTATCCCTGTTTCTCACATAAGGGAAAAAATAGAAAATCTTTTCGGAAAGTTAATCCCTACAAAGTCAAGGAAAAACGGTCCTGCCAAATCGTTTCGTATAGAAGGAACTAATGCTAAGATAGGTTTTATACCTTCTGTCAGTGAACATTTTTGTTCTTCTTGTAACCGTCTAAGATTAACTTCAGATGGAAAATTAAGACTTTGCCTTATGAACGATAAAGAAATAGACTTAAAAAAGGTAATTAGAAGTTCTAATTACAGGAGAAACGCTTTAAGAAAAGTAATAGCAGAGGCTATCTTAGAGAAAACAGGTATTAATGGTATAGAAGCTCTTGAAAGGTTAGGATGTACGAGGAAAATGTTTACTATTGGAGGTTAAATGGTAGTAGAGATTTCTCTAGCAATCATAGCAACATGCATGATGATTATTACCTTGGGATTTATTGGTCTTGCCGTAGCTTTCTTCACAGCAATAAAAAAGGTAGAAAAGAATATTTTAAAACTACAGAGAGATTTGGAAACAAACATCAAGGAGTTTAAAGAAATCTTTTCAGGTACAAAGGAAACGTTAAAAACCGTTTATGGAATAGCTTCTTTAGTTAGGAAAATCAAGAAAGGAGGTAAGTAATGAAAAGAAGTTCTTTAATGTTTCTACTTGGAACAATTCTCGGAGCAGGAGCTGCATATGTTGCTACTACAAGAAAAGAGGAGATACTTAAGAAGATAGATGAACTTCAAGAGCAAATAAAGGAGAGCGATCTTCCAGAAAGGGCTAAAAATCTTGTAAAGGAAATCTCAGAAGCAATAAATATTCTTTTAACTTCTGGTGAAGAAGCTATGAGTGAAGAAGAAAAGAAGAATATACTTGAAGAGGTTGAAGCAAAGATTCAAAAGCTGGAAGAAGCTATTCAAAGAGGAAAATAATTAGCCCCCTTCTTGGGGGATTATATTCCTCTAGGTTAAACTATGAAACTACATAGTCTTTTACAACTTTCTGGTATTAAGTGGAACGGGAAAAGAAATCCCGCGATTTTTGATATTACCGATAATTCAAAAGAAGTTAAAAAAGGAAGTCTATTTTGTGCCATAACCGGGTTTTCCTTTGACGGAAACGATTTTGTAGAGGAAGCTGCTAGAAAGGGAGCAGTAGCTATACTATCTGATAACAAGAAAAAATCTGAAGTTCTCTCCAGAAAATTATCAATTCCTGTCATTTATGTTAAAAACCTAAGGGAAAAATTGGGAATAATAGCTTCACACTTTTTAGGAAACCCTTCAAAAAAGATAAAAGTAATAGGTATTACTGGAACTAACGGAAAAACCACAACGGCTTATATACTTTACGAGGTTTTAAACAAACTTGGCGTAAAAACAGCAATCATAGGAACGGTTGAATACGGAACCCCTGAAAATAGAAAACCTTCTACGAGAACAACTCCAAGTCCTATTCAATTCCAAAAACTTTTAAAGAAATTTCTCGAAGAAGGTGCAGAGTTTGTAGTTTCAGAAGTTTCATCCCACGGACTAGCTTTACATAGAGTAGCAGGAGTTTTCTTTACAGGATCAATATTCACGAACCTTACCCAAGATCACTTAGATTTTCATAAAGATCTTTATGAATATTTTCTAGCAAAAGAGAAACTTTTTTTCATCACCAAAGAGTTTGGAATTGTAAACATTGATGACAGTTTCGGGAAAGTTCTAGCGGGACTAAGACACATATTTCCCTGCAAAATTATCTCTTTCGGCAAAGATGGAAAGGTAAGAATAAAATCCATAGTTTCTAAACACTCTTTTCAGGAAATTTACATAGAAACAAAAGGGCAAACTTACAGAGTAAAAACCAATCTCATAGGTGAATTTAATGCTTACAACGTGGCAGCAGCATTTTCTTGTTTAATCAACGTAGGGTTTGAAGGAAAGGAAATAGAAAATCTCTTCCACGGTATAAAGGTTCCCGGCAGAATGGAGGAAGTGGAAAACGGAGTCTTTGTTGACTATGCCCACACTCCAGATGCCCTTTTAAAGGTTTTAAAAACTCTTTTCACTCTAAAGAAGGGAAGAATAATAACCGTTTTTGGATGTGGAGGAGACAGAGATAGAGAAAAGAGAAGTTTAATGGGAGAAGTTGCAGAAAAGTTCTCAGATAAAGTTATAATTACAAACGACAATCCTAGAAGTGAAGACCCGAGAGAAATCGTAGAAGATATCCTAAAGGGAATTAAGGATAGATCAAAAGTAGAAGTTGTTCTTGACAGGAAAGAAGCAATATTTAGAGCTTTACAAGAGAAAAAAGAAAAAGACATTGTTCTTATTGCCGGTAAAGGACACGAAAACTATCAGATTATAAAAGACACAAAGTTTTACTTCAGCGATAAAGAGGTCGTAAAAGAGTTCTATGGATGCAAAGGAACTAGCAAAGATTGTTAATGGCAGACTAAAAGGAAGTGGCTTTGTCAAATCGTTTGAGTTTGATTCAAGGGAAGTTAAAGAAGGAAGTCTTTTTGTTCCAATAAAAGGGAAAAGGGACGGACACCTGTTTATCGACGATGCTTTTTCAAAAGGTGCAGTTGGAGCTTTTAGCGAAAAGAAGTTTTTTAAAATTCCAGAAGGAAAGTTTATAGTAGAAGTAGAAAATACCTTTTCTGCCTTCTTAAATCTTGGAAAGTGGAAAAGGGGTAATTTTTCTGGAAAAACTATAGCCATTACAGGAAGCGTTGGAAAAACCACAACGAAAGAGCTTATAAACTTTGTCTTCGAAAAGTTTTTTACAACATATAGAAATAAGAAAAGTTTCAACAATGTTTTGGGAATTGCTTATACCCTTTCCAATCTTCCTCTTAATGCAAAAGTCTATATTCAAGAGATCGGCACGAATAAAAAAGGGGAAGTGGCAGAGCTTACATCCTTTGTAAAACCCGAAATTTCTGTAATCACCACTGTAGAAAAGGCCCATATGGAGGGATTTAAGAGCTTTAACGAACTTTTAGATGAAAAGTTTTCAATTACAGAAAACACCTCCTTAGCAATAGTTCCTGAAAAGTTAAAAAGTTTTTCAAAAAGTAACGAAGTTATAACCTTTGGAAGAGATGGAGACGTAAAACTTAAGAAGGTTTTCTTTAAACCGGATAGCACAGAGTTCGAGATTGAAGCATTTGGAGAGAATTTTTTAATTTTTTCACAAGTTCCTGGATTTGGAATCGTTAATGCAACCTTAATTTTGTTAGGACTTTCTTTCATTTTCGATCTACCAAGAAACGAGGTAGTTGATCTCGTAAAACACTTTTCACCACCGGAAAAAAGGCTTAATGTAGAGAAGCTGAACGGAATAGTACTTATTGATGATTCCTACAATGCCAATCCAAAGTCTATGGAAAATGCAATAAGAGTTCTATCCTTACAACCTTACCCAAAAGTCGCCGTAATAGGAGAAATGTTAGAACTTGGAAAAGAATCGAAGGTAGAACACAAGAACTTAGGAAGGTTACTTAACCGTTTTAAAATAGATGTTGGCGTTTTCTATGGCGAAGAAACGAAACACGCTTTTAGAGAATTTGAAGGCAATAAGTTCTACTTTACAAGGAAAGAAGAATTAATTAAATTTGTAAATAAGTATGATTTTCATGGAAAAGTTGTTCTTGTCAAAGGTTCGAGGGGAAACCGCTTAGAAGAAGTTTGTGAAATTCTAAGAAAGAGGTATAAAGATTGAGGGTGGCTGTCGTTTTTGGAGGACCATCTCCAGAAGCTGAGATTTCAAAGAAAAGTGCTAAAAGTGTTGTAGAAGCCTTACATAAGAAGGGATATCAGGTTTTTGAGGTAGAACTTAACGAAAATATAGTAGAAAATCTAAAAAAAATAAATCCAGATAAAGTTTTCTTAGTTCTTCACGGGTCTCCTGGGGAAGATGGCACTGTTCAAGGACTTTTAGAGATCACAGGATTTAAATACACAGGTTGTAATACTCAAACGAGTGCAGTCTGTATGGATAAAGATATCACAAAAAGAATCTTAAAAACTTACGGTATTCCTGTACCAAGTGGAGAAACCTACTTTAGGGGAGACGAAGTAAATTGGGTTGAGTTTCCTTGTGTAGTTAAACCTGCAAGAACTGGTTCTACTGTTGGAATAAACATTGCTAAAGATGAAGAAAGTTTTCAAAAAGCAGTTGAAGAAGCTTTTAAATACGATACAAAGATCATCGTAGAGGAGTTTATTGAAGGAAAAGAAATTACTGTTGCTGTTCTTTTCGGAAAAGTTTTACCTCCGATAGAAATAATCACAGAAACGGGTTTTTATGACTTTGATTCCAAGTATAAGAAAAAAACTACTTCCTACAAGATACCTGCTGAACTTTCCAAAAGACTTGAGGAAAAGATTAGAAAACTGGCAGAGAAGATTTATAAAGTATTAGAGTGTAGAGGAGCTGTAAGAATTGACTTTAGAATTGACGAATTTAACATTCCTTATGTTCTTGAAGTAAATACCATTCCAGGAATGACTGAAAGAAGCCTTCTACCCAAGGCAGCAAAATTTTACGGTATAGAATTTGAAGACCTTGTAGAGGAGATTTTAAGAGGGTGAAAAAGCTAATTTTCCTTGTCATAGTCCTTTTCCTAGTAGGTATTAGTATTTACGGTTTTCTAACAGCTCCGCAAAAGGTAGAGAAGATAAAGTTAGAAATAGAAAATGGAAATGGAACTTGGGAACTTCAGATAAGTCAGTATGTTTTTCCTCTTGTAAGACCAGGAGAAACGGTAGATATTGAGGAGTTAGAATATTTGAAAAGAACTATAGACTCTTTACCGTGGGTAAAAGATAACAAAATTTTTTTTAACGCAGGAACTCTAATAATAAAAGTTAAAGAAGAAAAAGTTGCTTTTTCTCTCTTTTATAATGGTTATACCTATTTTTTGAACGATGAAGGATTTGTTCTTGATAAAAAGGAAGGATTTGTACCTCAAAAACCCATTTACTACTACAAAGGAAAATCTTCTCCGTTTGTTTTAGTAAATAGTTTCTTTAAACTAAAAAATTTAATAAAAATGGAAATTTCTTTGCTGGAAGAACGTTTAAAAGAAACAAAAATCTATCTACTAAACCCTGAAATAATATTAACAGATATAGGAATTAATTTGGTTTTTCCAAAAACAAAAACAATTATTTATTTAGATAATAGCGGGAACTCTTGGAATAATTTTCTACGATTTGATAGAATTGCAAAAGGACTCATACCTGGAATCTACGATTTTCGCTTTTCTAACCTGCTCATAAGAGGGAGGAATCAATGCTTGAACAAAAAATCTTAACCATAGATTTAGGAACATACTCAATAAGAACTGCATTGTCGGTAATATCATCAAGTGGAAAAAAGAACATAACAATCACAACTGTTCCCTCGAGGGGAATAAAAAGTGGAAATATTGTGAACTTTCAATCAGCTGCCGAATCTTTAAAAAGTTGTCTTAACAAACTAAAGTTAGAAAGTTCAGAAACTCTTCCTCCTGAAGCATACGTTCTAATTACTGGAGCTCACACTTTAAGTTTTTCCGTTGAAGCTACAATAACTTTTCCCGGAATACAAACCATCTCTTACAGTGATGTTAACGAGGTTAAGAACAAAGCAAAGAGAGAACTTCTAAGACAGTTTGGTCATACAGTAAGAAGCCATTATGAGGTAATCCACATAATACCTCAGGAATTTAGAATAGAGAATCTTTCAGGAATTCAAAATCCCATAGGTCATAATGGAAGAGAACTTACTATGAAAGCTTTTATAGTCCTTGCTACCAAATCTTCTATAAGAACGATTGAGACTCTTTTGAGAGAAGTAAATTTAAGGCTTAAGGGGGTTGTTCTTCAATCCCTTGCAGCTTCCTACGGTATAAGAGACAAAAGAAGCTATTTCAACAACAACTTAGTCCTTTACATGGGAGCAGGAAACGTAGAGTATCTCTACTTTAGAGAAGATAAGCCAGTTTTGAGTAAACACATACCCTTTGGCACAGAGGACATAATAGATTTTTTAATTAGAAAGTTGAAAGTAAGCAGAAAGGAAGCTGAAAGACTTTTTAAAGAACATGGGACGGCTTATGCTTTAAATGTGAACACAGAAGAAGTTATAACTATAAACTACGGAACGGTTCAAAAGAATATTCCCAAGATAATAATTCCTATTTTCATCCATATGCAACTTAAAAAACTATTTAAGGACATTAAGAAAGAATTAAACCAAAAAGATCCTTTATTCATTAGTGAGCTAAATCGAATTTACCTCTGTGGAGGATTATCTAAGCTAAAAGACCTAGATCTTCTAGCTTCAAAGATACTTAAAGCACCGGCAATTCTAACCGAGACACAGGATGAGAATCTAAAGGATCCTGAACTTTCACCTGTAGTCGGAGTAACAAACTACGTTCTTTCACTGAAAAACAGGGAAAAACTTTCAGATATAAAAGAAGACTTAACCAAGGAGTATCCAAAGAAAAACTTCTTTGCACAAATTTGGCGGTTTATTACGGACTTGATATAAAGTACACGGAGGAAAGATGTTTGACTTAGCAGAAGATACATTTTTAGGACCGGTTATAAAAGTGATTGGTGTTGGGGGAGGAGGCGGAAATGCTGTCTCAAGAATGTTTGAAAAAGGGATAGAGGGAGTTGAGTTCATCGCCATAAACACTGATGCCCAAGTACTTTCCAAAATTTCCGTTCCGATAAAAGTTCAAATAGGAGAAAAACTAACCAAAGGGCTTGGAGCTGGAGGGAAACCGGAAATTGGAGAACAGGCAGCTCTTGAAGATGAACCTAAAATCAGAGAAGTTCTTCAGGGAACGGATATGGTATTTATAACAGCTGGAATGGGAGGAGGAACAGGAACAGGAGCTGCCCCAATCGTTGCAAAAATTGCAAAAGATATGGGAGTTCTAACTGTTGGAGTCGTCACTAGACCTTTTGATTTTGAAGGTAGAAGAAGACACGAGTATGCCGAAGCTGGAATCAGAAGACTTAAAGAGTTTGTAGATACCTTAATGGTTGTTCCTAACCAGAAACTTCTTACCGTTGCCCCAAAGAGCATGAGTATATTAAACGCTTTTAGGCTAGCTGACAACGTCCTTTACCAAGCTGTAAAAGGTATAACAGAAGTTATAACAAAACCTGGACTTATCAACCTTGACTTTGCTGACGTTAAGACTGTAATGCAAAGCGGTGGATATGCTTTAATGGGAACTGGAGAGGCAAGCGGAGAAGAAAGGGCTTTAACTGCTGCAAGAAAGGCGATAGATAATCCTCTTCTTGAGAACGTTCAGGTAGAAGGGGCAAGTAGAATTCTAGTTAATATCACAGGTGGTTCGGATCTAACCCTAGATGAAGCTTACGCCGCTGCTGGACTAATAAAAGAAAGAACGAAAAGGGACGATACAAACTTTTTCTTTGGAGTTAGCATAGACGAAAACCTAGAAGATACTATACAAGTTACAGTTATAGCAACAGGCTTTGATGAAAAAGGAAGACCTATCTTTGGAAGAGAAAGAAACTATTTCACCCAAGCAGAACAGAAGGATATATCTTTTGACGACGTATCAAAACTCTTAGAGGAACTGAAAAAGGAAGATTGAAAAAGAAAACGGAGGATTATTCGAATTATTTATGTCTAAAGTTATCCTTATAGATGAATGTTGCCATTTAGAGTTTAAGGAAGGGGATCTCAAGGTTTGTTTAGTCTATCCGGGAGAAACAAAAGTAGGACTTTCAAGTTTAGCAATTCATAGAATTTACTCTATTTTAAATTCTATTGAAGGAATAAGTTGCGATTTATTTTTCTTAGATTCCGATTACTCTTTCTTTTTAGGCGAGGATCTTCTCTCTTTCGACGTCATTGCCTTTTCTATTACTTATGAAGAACATCTCTTTGTAGTAGCAAAATTTTTATACAAAAACGGTATTCCCCCTCTAAGGTCAGATCGGAAAGAAGGAGAATACCCTATAATTTTTGGTGGAGGAATAGGACTTTTTTACAACCCTACTCCTTTTTTGCCAATCTTTGATGTTGTTTACTTGGGGGAAGCTGAAGGAAGACTTGAAGAAGTTATAAAGAAACTTTCTGAAACAAACCTTGACATTGAATCCTTAGATGAATTTGACAACATTATAGTCAGTAAAAATTACAAATTTTTCTACGATGGTTACTTTGTAAAAGAAATAGTCGGAAAGAGGAAAAGAATTTTTCGGTCTCCAATTTTTAGTAAAACTCCTTCACACTCTTGTTTCCTGACAGGAGACACAGCTTTCAAAGATATGTTCTTAATAGAACTTAGCCGTGGCTGCATTGAAAAATGTCGCTTCTGTGTAGCCTCATACATGGGACTTCCCTTTAGAGAAAAAGATATTGAAGTTGTTGAAGAAGAAATAAAAATAGCTTCAAGGTATGGAGACAGAGTCGGTCTCATAGGGGCGGGAGTTTCGGACTACTCAAAAATGAAAGAACTTTTGGAAATTTTGAAAAAATACAACATGAAAGCCTCTTTCTCTTCTTTAAAAGCTTCATCTTCCGAAGAATATGTTTTCAAGATTATAGAGGAGTCCAAACAAAAAACTATTACGATAGCACCCGAAGCTGGAACAGAAAGGTTGAGATTTGCAATAAACAAGAAAGTTCCTGATGAAAGGTTCTTTGCATTTGCTGAAAAAGCTCTTCAGAGTGGGGCTGAAAATATAAAGCTTTACTTCCTAGTAGGACTCCCGAGCGAAACCCAAGAAGATCTAGAAGGAATAATTGAAATGGCAAGATCTTTTAGAGAATTAGCTTTAAAATTTTGGAAAGAAAGAAAAAGAACAGGAGAAATTCATCTTAGTGTAAATCCAATTATAGCAAAACCTTTTACTCCATTCCAGTGGTATGGAATGAACAGTAAGGGAGAAATTGAGAGAAAGTTAAAGTTTTTGAAAAAAGGAATTTCAAAAATCCCTAACGTCAAGCTTACCCACGAAAACGTTAAAGACGCAATAATGCAAGCTATTATTGCAAGAGGAGACACAAGAGTAGGAGAAGCTGCAGTTGTATCTGCCGTTACAAATACCAATATTAGAAGAAGTTTAAAAGAAAAAGGGTTAAAACTTGACGAACTTTATACTAGAGAAAGGGAAAAAAACGAGATCCTACCTTGGGAAATTGTAGAAAGCGGAATAAATAGAGAGTATCTTTGGAGAGAATACCAAAATACTTTTAGCGGAAAATCCACTCCTACCTGCTTTAAAGGTTGTAAGCTTTGTGGTCTTTGTAATTGAGAAATTTAAATGCAAATTCGCAAAATTTTTCATTAGGAAAAGGTAAAAATAGACAAAGAGAAGACTATAATGAAAATGAACAAATACGGAAGTTGGGAGTTAATCAAGTGCAAGTTTTCCAAAGGACTATAGAGAGGGAAACTACCTTTAGTGGAATAGGTCTTCACACA belongs to Desulfurobacteriaceae bacterium and includes:
- a CDS encoding YtxH domain-containing protein gives rise to the protein MKRSSLMFLLGTILGAGAAYVATTRKEEILKKIDELQEQIKESDLPERAKNLVKEISEAINILLTSGEEAMSEEEKKNILEEVEAKIQKLEEAIQRGK
- a CDS encoding D-alanine--D-alanine ligase, translated to MAVVFGGPSPEAEISKKSAKSVVEALHKKGYQVFEVELNENIVENLKKINPDKVFLVLHGSPGEDGTVQGLLEITGFKYTGCNTQTSAVCMDKDITKRILKTYGIPVPSGETYFRGDEVNWVEFPCVVKPARTGSTVGINIAKDEESFQKAVEEAFKYDTKIIVEEFIEGKEITVAVLFGKVLPPIEIITETGFYDFDSKYKKKTTSYKIPAELSKRLEEKIRKLAEKIYKVLECRGAVRIDFRIDEFNIPYVLEVNTIPGMTERSLLPKAAKFYGIEFEDLVEEILRG
- the moaA gene encoding GTP 3',8-cyclase MoaA, whose translation is MKITYLRISVTDRCNFRCKYCMPEGIKDFIPHHEILRYEEITEIVKVFTEFGVKAVRLTGGEPLIRKGLENLIAQLRELEEIEDISLTTNGFLLFEKAKILKANGLNRVNVSIDTLNPSKFAFITGTNDEKTLFKILKGIETAIENDLTPLKVNTVLIKGFNENEIEDFIKLSENFGIEVRFIELMPVGGKFFSKKNFIPVSHIREKIENLFGKLIPTKSRKNGPAKSFRIEGTNAKIGFIPSVSEHFCSSCNRLRLTSDGKLRLCLMNDKEIDLKKVIRSSNYRRNALRKVIAEAILEKTGINGIEALERLGCTRKMFTIGG
- a CDS encoding TetR/AcrR family transcriptional regulator, with protein sequence MKERILEAAEKVFSEKGFYDAKISKIAEIAGVSVGTIYRFYKSKEELYGEVIKKKLVEMENRVKKAIENKPPVEALSAYVSTILDFFSEEKNFFEIFMRELGSSFIIDTERFNLSLWYRDYVNELSGIIEKGVKDGIFKNYSPQGVFLLISGALASINYFRLKEFISLRSEEVKKLILDVVLEGLIKK
- the murF gene encoding UDP-N-acetylmuramoyl-tripeptide--D-alanyl-D-alanine ligase, which produces MDAKELAKIVNGRLKGSGFVKSFEFDSREVKEGSLFVPIKGKRDGHLFIDDAFSKGAVGAFSEKKFFKIPEGKFIVEVENTFSAFLNLGKWKRGNFSGKTIAITGSVGKTTTKELINFVFEKFFTTYRNKKSFNNVLGIAYTLSNLPLNAKVYIQEIGTNKKGEVAELTSFVKPEISVITTVEKAHMEGFKSFNELLDEKFSITENTSLAIVPEKLKSFSKSNEVITFGRDGDVKLKKVFFKPDSTEFEIEAFGENFLIFSQVPGFGIVNATLILLGLSFIFDLPRNEVVDLVKHFSPPEKRLNVEKLNGIVLIDDSYNANPKSMENAIRVLSLQPYPKVAVIGEMLELGKESKVEHKNLGRLLNRFKIDVGVFYGEETKHAFREFEGNKFYFTRKEELIKFVNKYDFHGKVVLVKGSRGNRLEEVCEILRKRYKD
- a CDS encoding radical SAM protein codes for the protein MSKVILIDECCHLEFKEGDLKVCLVYPGETKVGLSSLAIHRIYSILNSIEGISCDLFFLDSDYSFFLGEDLLSFDVIAFSITYEEHLFVVAKFLYKNGIPPLRSDRKEGEYPIIFGGGIGLFYNPTPFLPIFDVVYLGEAEGRLEEVIKKLSETNLDIESLDEFDNIIVSKNYKFFYDGYFVKEIVGKRKRIFRSPIFSKTPSHSCFLTGDTAFKDMFLIELSRGCIEKCRFCVASYMGLPFREKDIEVVEEEIKIASRYGDRVGLIGAGVSDYSKMKELLEILKKYNMKASFSSLKASSSEEYVFKIIEESKQKTITIAPEAGTERLRFAINKKVPDERFFAFAEKALQSGAENIKLYFLVGLPSETQEDLEGIIEMARSFRELALKFWKERKRTGEIHLSVNPIIAKPFTPFQWYGMNSKGEIERKLKFLKKGISKIPNVKLTHENVKDAIMQAIIARGDTRVGEAAVVSAVTNTNIRRSLKEKGLKLDELYTREREKNEILPWEIVESGINREYLWREYQNTFSGKSTPTCFKGCKLCGLCN
- the ftsZ gene encoding cell division protein FtsZ translates to MFDLAEDTFLGPVIKVIGVGGGGGNAVSRMFEKGIEGVEFIAINTDAQVLSKISVPIKVQIGEKLTKGLGAGGKPEIGEQAALEDEPKIREVLQGTDMVFITAGMGGGTGTGAAPIVAKIAKDMGVLTVGVVTRPFDFEGRRRHEYAEAGIRRLKEFVDTLMVVPNQKLLTVAPKSMSILNAFRLADNVLYQAVKGITEVITKPGLINLDFADVKTVMQSGGYALMGTGEASGEERALTAARKAIDNPLLENVQVEGASRILVNITGGSDLTLDEAYAAAGLIKERTKRDDTNFFFGVSIDENLEDTIQVTVIATGFDEKGRPIFGRERNYFTQAEQKDISFDDVSKLLEELKKED
- a CDS encoding UDP-N-acetylmuramoyl-L-alanyl-D-glutamate--2,6-diaminopimelate ligase; translated protein: MKLHSLLQLSGIKWNGKRNPAIFDITDNSKEVKKGSLFCAITGFSFDGNDFVEEAARKGAVAILSDNKKKSEVLSRKLSIPVIYVKNLREKLGIIASHFLGNPSKKIKVIGITGTNGKTTTAYILYEVLNKLGVKTAIIGTVEYGTPENRKPSTRTTPSPIQFQKLLKKFLEEGAEFVVSEVSSHGLALHRVAGVFFTGSIFTNLTQDHLDFHKDLYEYFLAKEKLFFITKEFGIVNIDDSFGKVLAGLRHIFPCKIISFGKDGKVRIKSIVSKHSFQEIYIETKGQTYRVKTNLIGEFNAYNVAAAFSCLINVGFEGKEIENLFHGIKVPGRMEEVENGVFVDYAHTPDALLKVLKTLFTLKKGRIITVFGCGGDRDREKRSLMGEVAEKFSDKVIITNDNPRSEDPREIVEDILKGIKDRSKVEVVLDRKEAIFRALQEKKEKDIVLIAGKGHENYQIIKDTKFYFSDKEVVKEFYGCKGTSKDC
- a CDS encoding cell division FtsA domain-containing protein; the protein is MLEQKILTIDLGTYSIRTALSVISSSGKKNITITTVPSRGIKSGNIVNFQSAAESLKSCLNKLKLESSETLPPEAYVLITGAHTLSFSVEATITFPGIQTISYSDVNEVKNKAKRELLRQFGHTVRSHYEVIHIIPQEFRIENLSGIQNPIGHNGRELTMKAFIVLATKSSIRTIETLLREVNLRLKGVVLQSLAASYGIRDKRSYFNNNLVLYMGAGNVEYLYFREDKPVLSKHIPFGTEDIIDFLIRKLKVSRKEAERLFKEHGTAYALNVNTEEVITINYGTVQKNIPKIIIPIFIHMQLKKLFKDIKKELNQKDPLFISELNRIYLCGGLSKLKDLDLLASKILKAPAILTETQDENLKDPELSPVVGVTNYVLSLKNREKLSDIKEDLTKEYPKKNFFAQIWRFITDLI